Proteins encoded together in one Bacillota bacterium window:
- a CDS encoding FAD/NAD(P)-binding protein, which translates to MSGERNPLLPYRATIREIIPETGDVKTFRITLDNSQAAAGWRHEPGQLAMLSVFGAGEAMFSISSAPTRRDSLEFSIKRMGKLTRALHEMEAGGRIGVRGPYGNHFPYEKFQGKDLLFVGGGIGMAPLRSLIDFVLAAENRPRYGRVEILYGARSYDDLCFKAQLLDGWHKKPDTVVYSTIDRAEARWTGHVGFVPAYLEKVAPRPEHKCAVLCGPPVMIRFVLAALKKLGFADDQIYSTLELRMKCGVGKCGRCNIGAKFVCLDGPVFSMAEIAELPPEF; encoded by the coding sequence GTGAGCGGCGAGCGCAACCCGCTTTTGCCCTACCGGGCCACCATCCGGGAGATTATTCCGGAAACAGGCGACGTGAAGACCTTCCGGATCACCCTGGACAACTCGCAGGCGGCGGCCGGCTGGCGCCACGAGCCTGGACAGTTGGCCATGCTCTCCGTGTTCGGCGCAGGCGAGGCGATGTTCTCGATCAGCTCGGCGCCCACCCGGCGCGACTCCCTGGAGTTCAGCATCAAGCGGATGGGGAAGCTCACCCGGGCGCTGCACGAAATGGAGGCCGGGGGCCGGATCGGAGTGCGCGGGCCCTACGGGAACCACTTCCCGTACGAAAAGTTCCAGGGCAAAGACCTCCTGTTCGTGGGCGGCGGGATCGGAATGGCGCCCCTGCGCTCGCTGATCGACTTCGTCCTGGCGGCGGAAAACCGACCCCGGTACGGCCGGGTGGAAATCCTCTACGGAGCGCGGTCGTACGACGACCTCTGCTTCAAAGCCCAGTTGCTGGACGGCTGGCACAAGAAACCCGACACGGTGGTGTACAGCACCATCGACCGGGCGGAGGCGCGGTGGACCGGGCACGTCGGCTTCGTGCCGGCCTACCTGGAAAAGGTCGCCCCGCGCCCGGAGCACAAGTGCGCCGTATTGTGCGGCCCGCCGGTGATGATCAGGTTCGTGTTGGCGGCCCTGAAAAAGCTCGGTTTTGCGGACGACCAGATTTACTCGACGCTCGAGCTGCGGATGAAGTGCGGCGTGGGCAAGTGCGGCCGCTGCAACATCGGCGCCAAGTTCGTGTGCCTGGACGGCCCGGTGTTCAGCATGGCCGAGATCGCCGAGTTGCCGCCCGAGTTCTAG
- a CDS encoding hydrogenase iron-sulfur subunit — protein MSVNLSREWEPKILAIFCNWCSYAGADLAGVSRMTYPPNVRIMRVPCSSRVDPAFVLRAFQRGADGVLVSGUHPGDCHYVSGNYHARRRFLLFKRLLEYAGFEPGRFQLRWISGSEGGKMVDTVREMTEQIRALGPNRKMRDDR, from the coding sequence ATGTCTGTAAACCTTTCCCGTGAATGGGAACCGAAGATATTGGCGATTTTCTGCAACTGGTGCAGCTACGCCGGGGCCGACCTGGCCGGGGTGAGCCGGATGACTTATCCCCCGAACGTCAGGATCATGCGGGTGCCGTGCTCCAGCCGCGTCGACCCGGCCTTTGTCCTGCGCGCCTTTCAGCGGGGCGCGGACGGGGTCCTGGTTTCCGGCTGACACCCGGGCGACTGCCACTATGTTAGTGGCAACTACCACGCCCGGCGGCGGTTCCTGTTGTTCAAGCGGCTCCTGGAGTACGCCGGTTTCGAGCCGGGCCGTTTTCAGCTGCGCTGGATCTCGGGTTCCGAGGGGGGTAAGATGGTGGACACGGTGCGGGAGATGACCGAACAGATCCGCGCCCTGGGCCCGAACCGGAAGATGAGGGATGACCGGTGA
- a CDS encoding type II toxin-antitoxin system Phd/YefM family antitoxin, with protein sequence MPNIKSSTDLRNNYNEISAFCHESREPVFITKNGRGDLVVMSIETFEMLNGKLELYRLLDEGRAAVKEGRKRPLADVMRDIRQEITDGKI encoded by the coding sequence ATGCCGAACATTAAGTCCAGCACAGATTTGAGAAACAACTACAACGAAATATCCGCATTCTGTCACGAAAGCCGTGAACCTGTCTTCATCACCAAGAATGGCCGAGGCGATCTCGTGGTCATGAGCATCGAAACCTTTGAGATGCTTAATGGAAAGCTCGAACTTTACCGTCTGCTTGACGAGGGCAGAGCGGCGGTAAAAGAAGGCCGGAAGCGTCCCCTCGCCGATGTCATGCGTGACATCCGGCAGGAAATAACCGATGGCAAAATATAG
- a CDS encoding nickel-dependent hydrogenase large subunit yields the protein MSKTVTLMTRIAGEARLALVTNADGIVKEASLVPVLPIRAFESFAKGKNPYFVVEGMKRVCGVCHAVQGIAAAMAFEDALGITVPDGGALLREACGVLNRLQSHTLAQLLLVDDMFIPGAAVMVKAKLQQLYNDLNAAMETVGGAPIHSPYITIGGMRKGLSSEALEKLDALVARMEGLLREYTTHLEAGRVLQAQYLELKAAAIEIPPLLAGGLFSVAKGKIDPGLIEIVSNTSGQEAFRVEIGESTGMVALYARQMVEVGPRARMTLFKEFSGKGLVGPNEARVWEMWLCLERLKTLLKIISPEDMVIAEVTTLRSGEGTGLYEAPRGVLIHSVRLGANGRVADYRVIPPTMFNIAVLQETMKGLPAEWGATIVRLYDPCMPCEVH from the coding sequence ATGTCTAAAACCGTTACTTTGATGACCAGAATCGCGGGTGAGGCACGGCTGGCTTTGGTGACCAACGCGGACGGGATCGTGAAAGAGGCCTCCCTGGTGCCCGTTTTGCCTATCAGGGCTTTTGAATCGTTCGCCAAGGGCAAGAACCCCTACTTCGTGGTCGAGGGGATGAAAAGGGTGTGCGGCGTTTGTCACGCGGTGCAGGGGATCGCTGCGGCGATGGCTTTTGAAGACGCCTTGGGGATCACCGTGCCTGACGGCGGGGCGTTGCTCAGGGAGGCGTGCGGGGTGCTCAACCGCCTCCAGAGTCATACTTTGGCTCAACTACTGTTGGTCGATGACATGTTTATTCCCGGCGCGGCGGTGATGGTCAAAGCGAAGCTACAGCAATTGTATAATGACCTCAATGCAGCTATGGAGACGGTAGGCGGCGCGCCGATCCACTCGCCCTATATCACCATCGGGGGGATGCGGAAAGGATTGTCCTCCGAGGCCTTGGAGAAGCTGGACGCCCTGGTCGCTCGTATGGAGGGGCTGCTCCGGGAGTATACGACCCACCTTGAGGCTGGAAGGGTGCTGCAGGCGCAGTACTTGGAGCTGAAAGCGGCGGCGATTGAAATCCCGCCCTTGCTGGCCGGTGGTCTTTTTTCGGTAGCGAAAGGGAAAATAGACCCTGGCTTGATCGAGATTGTTTCGAACACTTCCGGGCAGGAGGCGTTCCGGGTGGAGATCGGCGAGTCCACCGGTATGGTGGCGCTTTACGCCCGGCAAATGGTGGAGGTCGGTCCCCGGGCCCGGATGACTCTTTTCAAGGAATTTTCCGGGAAAGGGTTGGTCGGGCCAAACGAGGCCCGGGTTTGGGAGATGTGGTTGTGTCTGGAGCGACTAAAGACCCTTTTAAAAATAATTAGTCCGGAAGATATGGTGATCGCCGAAGTAACGACGCTGAGATCCGGGGAAGGGACCGGGCTGTATGAGGCCCCCCGGGGGGTGCTCATTCATTCGGTACGACTGGGTGCCAACGGCCGGGTGGCGGACTACCGGGTAATTCCCCCCACGATGTTTAATATTGCGGTCCTGCAGGAGACGATGAAGGGTTTGCCGGCCGAATGGGGCGCGACCATTGTCCGGTTGTACGATCCCTGTATGCCTTGCGAGGTACATTGA
- a CDS encoding 4Fe-4S dicluster domain-containing protein, whose product MTAARVLAGGRMVPLLDRIAQKYRLTAPVQEDGVVLYRRVDGGREVCLDFGLPLVPPKAHFFPQTERLFSYNAADGLELKEPPGITASVLFGVRPCDLRGFAALDPVFGGRFADVYYRDKREYTTVVGLGCTTVRPECFCAAYGGSPVDGQGADLMLTRVGESYLAEVLTPKGEQLVRRCAEFFPPEGAEEAVRAKAALGRELEARFNRRVDLAGVKEKADALFESSYWGKPAHRCLGCGICTYLCPTCHCFDIVDEDRGDRTGTRWRCWDSCMFRDFTLHTSGHNPRGSKMERVRNRFLHKLSYHLDRYGLPGCVGCGRCIAACPVNIDITRVIAEIKEVG is encoded by the coding sequence TTGACTGCAGCCAGGGTTCTGGCCGGCGGGCGGATGGTCCCGCTCCTGGACCGGATCGCGCAGAAATATCGCCTGACGGCCCCCGTGCAGGAGGACGGCGTGGTCCTTTACCGCCGGGTGGACGGGGGCCGGGAGGTGTGCCTGGACTTCGGCCTGCCGCTGGTCCCGCCGAAGGCGCACTTTTTCCCCCAGACCGAGCGGCTTTTCAGCTACAACGCGGCGGACGGCCTGGAACTGAAAGAGCCGCCCGGGATTACGGCGAGCGTGCTCTTCGGGGTGCGCCCCTGCGACCTGCGGGGTTTCGCGGCCCTGGACCCGGTGTTCGGCGGGCGCTTTGCGGACGTATACTACCGGGACAAACGCGAGTACACCACCGTCGTGGGCTTGGGCTGCACCACGGTCCGGCCGGAGTGTTTCTGCGCGGCGTACGGCGGTTCCCCGGTGGACGGGCAGGGAGCGGACCTAATGCTCACCCGGGTTGGTGAGTCCTACCTGGCCGAAGTCCTGACCCCGAAGGGGGAGCAGTTGGTCCGGCGCTGCGCTGAGTTCTTCCCGCCCGAGGGCGCCGAAGAGGCGGTGCGGGCGAAGGCCGCCCTGGGCCGCGAGCTGGAGGCCCGGTTCAACCGCCGGGTGGACCTGGCGGGCGTGAAGGAGAAGGCGGACGCGCTTTTTGAGAGTTCCTACTGGGGAAAACCGGCCCACCGCTGCCTGGGCTGCGGGATCTGCACCTACCTTTGCCCGACCTGCCACTGCTTCGACATCGTCGACGAGGACCGCGGCGACCGGACCGGCACCCGTTGGCGCTGCTGGGACTCCTGCATGTTCCGGGACTTCACCCTGCACACCAGCGGCCACAACCCGCGGGGTTCGAAAATGGAGCGGGTGCGCAACCGCTTCCTGCACAAGCTCTCCTACCACCTGGACCGCTACGGCCTGCCCGGGTGCGTCGGCTGCGGGCGCTGCATCGCCGCCTGCCCGGTGAACATCGACATCACCAGGGTGATCGCCGAGATCAAGGAGGTGGGATAG
- a CDS encoding CoB--CoM heterodisulfide reductase iron-sulfur subunit A family protein, which yields MARTGVFVCWCGSNIGGVVDCPGLAAEAARLPGVVMSVDEKYMCSEPGQNKIIEAVREHRLNRVVVASCSPRLHEETFRKVLARAGLNPYLVEMANIREHCTWVHGHEPERAQVKALSLVRRAAAKANRLQPLFGSRIPVTGRCLVIGGGIAGLQAALDVADAGHEVVLVEREPTLGGNMAKLDKTFPTLDCSACINTPKMVSAASHPNIRLYTWAEVESLTGFIGNFEAAIRQKARYVDHEKCTGCGICWEKCPTRVPSEFDAGMGDRKAIYIPFPQAVPNKPVIDREHCRYFTTGKCRICQKLCPVGAVDYEQEEGTAVEKVGAVVAATGFSLFDWAGAYGEYGYGKYPDVITGLQFERLVNAAGPTGGKVRRPSDGAVPQTVVFVKCVGSRDESKGRAYCSRICCMYTAKHALQMLEKVPGARVFVFYMDIRTAGKDYEEFYQRAVREGAVYIRGRVSKIYRDGGRLVVKGADTLLGRPVEVDADLVVLATAVEPAAGAAAVARLLGISADRDGFFQEAHPKLRPVETHTGGVFLAGACQAPRDIPDTVAQAGGAAAKVAGLLSRPELVTSPMVSAVNEALCSGCLLCVPVCPYRALEAGVITERIGGHAPRERVVAKVNTGLCRGCGACNAACRAGAVEVRGFTNEQILAELEALCL from the coding sequence CCGGGTGGTGGTCGCCTCCTGCTCCCCGCGCCTGCACGAGGAAACCTTCCGCAAGGTTCTGGCGCGCGCCGGGCTGAACCCTTACCTGGTGGAGATGGCCAATATCCGCGAGCACTGCACCTGGGTGCACGGGCATGAGCCGGAGCGCGCCCAGGTAAAGGCGCTGAGTCTGGTCCGGCGGGCCGCGGCCAAGGCGAACCGCCTCCAGCCGCTCTTCGGATCCAGGATTCCGGTCACCGGGCGCTGCCTGGTCATCGGCGGCGGGATCGCCGGGCTTCAGGCGGCCCTGGACGTGGCCGACGCCGGGCACGAGGTGGTCCTGGTGGAGCGGGAACCGACGCTCGGCGGGAATATGGCCAAGCTGGACAAGACGTTTCCCACCCTGGATTGCTCGGCGTGCATCAACACCCCGAAGATGGTGTCGGCGGCCTCCCACCCGAACATCCGGCTGTACACCTGGGCCGAGGTCGAGAGCCTTACCGGCTTCATCGGCAATTTCGAGGCCGCCATCCGGCAAAAGGCCCGCTACGTGGACCACGAGAAGTGCACCGGTTGCGGCATCTGCTGGGAGAAGTGCCCGACGCGGGTGCCCAGCGAATTCGACGCCGGCATGGGCGACCGGAAGGCGATCTACATTCCCTTCCCCCAGGCCGTGCCCAACAAGCCGGTGATCGACCGGGAACACTGCCGTTATTTTACGACCGGCAAATGCCGGATCTGCCAAAAGCTCTGCCCGGTCGGCGCGGTGGACTACGAGCAGGAAGAGGGAACGGCGGTCGAAAAGGTCGGGGCCGTGGTCGCCGCCACCGGCTTCAGCCTCTTCGACTGGGCCGGGGCGTACGGGGAATACGGCTACGGCAAGTACCCGGACGTGATTACCGGCCTGCAGTTCGAGCGGCTGGTGAACGCGGCCGGGCCCACCGGGGGCAAGGTCCGGCGCCCGTCGGACGGGGCCGTGCCGCAAACGGTGGTCTTCGTGAAGTGCGTCGGGTCGCGGGACGAATCCAAGGGCCGGGCGTACTGCTCCCGGATCTGCTGCATGTACACCGCCAAGCACGCCCTCCAGATGCTGGAGAAGGTGCCGGGGGCGCGGGTGTTCGTGTTTTACATGGACATCCGCACGGCGGGCAAGGACTACGAGGAGTTCTACCAGCGGGCCGTCCGGGAGGGGGCTGTGTACATCCGCGGGCGGGTCTCGAAAATCTACCGGGACGGCGGGCGGCTGGTGGTAAAGGGCGCGGACACGTTGCTCGGACGGCCGGTGGAAGTGGACGCGGACCTCGTGGTGCTGGCCACGGCCGTGGAACCGGCCGCGGGGGCGGCGGCCGTGGCGCGCCTGCTCGGCATCAGTGCCGACCGGGACGGCTTTTTCCAGGAAGCGCACCCGAAACTCCGGCCGGTGGAAACCCACACCGGCGGGGTGTTTTTGGCCGGCGCCTGCCAGGCGCCCAGGGACATTCCGGACACCGTCGCCCAGGCCGGCGGCGCGGCGGCGAAGGTGGCCGGGCTCCTGTCCCGGCCGGAGCTGGTCACCAGCCCCATGGTGTCGGCGGTGAACGAGGCGCTTTGTTCCGGCTGCCTGTTGTGCGTGCCGGTTTGCCCGTACCGGGCGCTGGAAGCGGGAGTGATCACCGAGCGGATCGGCGGCCATGCGCCCCGGGAACGGGTGGTGGCCAAGGTGAACACCGGGCTGTGCCGGGGTTGCGGGGCCTGCAACGCGGCCTGCCGGGCCGGAGCCGTCGAGGTGCGCGGGTTTACCAACGAGCAAATACTGGCGGAGTTGGAGGCCTTATGTCTGTAA
- a CDS encoding type II toxin-antitoxin system RelE/ParE family toxin has protein sequence MAKYRVNISEPAENDLRDIVRHISAQLSAPITALRMMDTVEEAIAGLADMPQKYPPVIDERLASMGYRKLIVKNHIAFFTIDEKAKVVDVERILYVRRDWLRIL, from the coding sequence ATGGCAAAATATAGAGTGAACATATCGGAACCTGCCGAAAACGACCTGCGCGACATCGTCCGCCACATTTCTGCGCAGCTGTCCGCACCAATAACCGCGCTGAGGATGATGGACACCGTTGAGGAAGCCATCGCAGGTCTGGCGGATATGCCACAAAAATACCCTCCTGTTATTGATGAGCGCTTGGCTTCGATGGGTTATCGCAAATTAATCGTGAAGAATCACATTGCTTTCTTCACGATTGACGAAAAAGCGAAGGTCGTTGACGTTGAGCGTATCCTGTACGTACGCCGCGACTGGCTTCGCATTCTCTAG
- a CDS encoding 4Fe-4S dicluster domain-containing protein, with protein sequence MKQTADEVRRVAAQLIKEERVKYVIGYAPGTDPARMMPFFASSVRQAARLTWNPFCVPSLVKYLLDHRYAGTRLAVFVKGCDSRGLNRILADRQFARERVVALGLPCGGMLDRAKVLAEVGPDAELLAAEDRGDGYLLTTCLCRVRHGRQAGRGSFEFPKRDFLLAKCLECAHNVPLTADKLIGPVVPSPALPDSDRFAAVKRLESLEPAAKSAFWERRFARCLRCYACRNVCPACNCKECSFEQAVPGWQQGVCWVSKRTDPGQNGFFHLGRMMHVAGRCVDCDECGRVCPVNIPLRELYRKVQKDAQELFGAAAAGVSPEETPLLSGYQEADPDEFK encoded by the coding sequence GTGAAGCAGACCGCCGACGAAGTGCGGCGGGTAGCCGCCCAACTGATCAAGGAAGAACGGGTCAAGTACGTGATCGGGTACGCGCCGGGCACCGACCCGGCCCGGATGATGCCCTTTTTCGCCTCCAGTGTCCGGCAGGCCGCGCGGCTGACCTGGAACCCGTTTTGCGTGCCCAGCCTGGTGAAGTACCTGTTGGACCACCGTTACGCCGGCACCCGCCTGGCCGTGTTCGTGAAGGGCTGCGACAGCCGGGGCTTGAACCGCATCCTGGCCGACCGCCAGTTTGCGCGGGAGCGGGTGGTGGCGCTGGGCCTGCCGTGCGGCGGGATGCTCGACCGCGCGAAGGTGCTGGCGGAAGTGGGGCCGGACGCCGAGCTGCTGGCGGCGGAGGACCGGGGCGACGGGTACCTTTTGACCACCTGCCTGTGCCGTGTCCGGCACGGCAGACAGGCCGGCCGGGGCAGCTTCGAGTTTCCCAAGCGGGATTTCCTGCTGGCCAAGTGCCTGGAGTGCGCGCACAACGTGCCGCTCACGGCCGACAAGTTGATCGGACCGGTGGTGCCGTCGCCGGCGCTCCCCGATAGCGACCGCTTCGCGGCGGTGAAGCGGCTGGAGTCGCTCGAGCCGGCGGCCAAAAGCGCGTTCTGGGAGCGCCGGTTCGCCCGGTGCCTGCGTTGCTACGCCTGCCGCAACGTCTGCCCGGCCTGCAACTGCAAGGAGTGTTCCTTTGAACAGGCCGTGCCGGGATGGCAGCAGGGGGTGTGCTGGGTCAGCAAGCGGACCGATCCCGGTCAAAACGGCTTTTTTCACCTGGGCCGGATGATGCATGTCGCCGGCCGCTGCGTCGATTGCGATGAATGCGGCCGGGTGTGTCCGGTGAACATCCCCCTGCGCGAGTTGTACCGCAAGGTGCAAAAGGACGCGCAGGAACTGTTCGGCGCGGCCGCCGCCGGGGTGAGCCCGGAAGAAACGCCGCTTTTGAGCGGGTATCAAGAGGCCGACCCCGACGAGTTCAAATAG